A genomic segment from Capra hircus breed San Clemente chromosome 15, ASM170441v1, whole genome shotgun sequence encodes:
- the C15H11orf96 gene encoding uncharacterized protein C11orf96 homolog translates to MAAAKPGELMGICSSYQAVMPHFVCLADEFPQPMRPAKLSKGKGRLRRPRQSRFKTQPVTFDEIQEVEEEGASPMEEEKAKKSFLQSLECLRRSTQSLSLQREPLSGCKLRNSLDSSDSDSAL, encoded by the coding sequence ATGGCGGCCGCCAAGCCCGGCGAGCTGATGGGCATCTGCTCCAGCTACCAGGCGGTGATGCCGCACTTCGTGTGCCTGGCCGACGAGTTCCCGCAGCCCATGCGGCCCGCCAAGCTGTCCAAGGGCAAGGGCCGGCTGCGGCGGCCGCGCCAGTCCCGTTTCAAGACGCAGCCGGTGACCTTCGACGAGAtccaggaggtggaggaggagggggcgtcCCCTATGGAGGAGGAGAAGGCCAAGAAGTCGTTCCTGCAGAGCCTGGAGTGCCTGCGCCGCAGCACGCAGAGCCTGTCGCTGCAGAGGGAGCCGCTCAGCGGCTGCAAACTGAGGAACAGCCTGGACTCCAGCGACTCCGACTCGGCCCTGTGA